In Halorubrum sp. PV6, a single window of DNA contains:
- a CDS encoding mechanosensitive ion channel family protein yields the protein MASPEVPISIAARLTRLAEVLAGTVGSAAGRLLLVVLSVAVGVLASKFLVRLIGRPVARRVSRQSVAQTIVRGVRVGTITVSLLVGLWVVGFRFADLLLGTAVFSAVIGIILAPLVGNFINGVFILADQPFEIGDMIELENGTTGFVEDITIRYTKIFTLDNTFLVVPNGTMRERDVTNYSAEDERTRRTIDVLVTYESDIDEARRLIERAARDCDAVIDGGPDIRVGVARYVASPDCRLHEFGDDGVLLRLRYWVKKPYKLAKVQSDVNTLIRERLADADVEMAYPHRHLVFDDTSGIARVGGPEDGRPEGERAGSKPDVTGRGTDTAEDGDPADSAPATSAPNDEESTAGANGPT from the coding sequence ATGGCATCGCCCGAGGTTCCGATCTCGATCGCGGCGCGGCTCACCCGACTCGCCGAGGTGCTCGCGGGCACGGTGGGCTCTGCCGCCGGACGCCTGCTCCTCGTCGTCCTCTCGGTCGCGGTCGGGGTCCTCGCGTCGAAGTTCCTCGTGCGGCTCATCGGGCGCCCAGTCGCCCGCCGCGTGTCGAGACAGAGCGTCGCACAGACGATCGTCAGAGGCGTCCGCGTCGGGACGATCACGGTCTCGCTGCTCGTCGGCCTCTGGGTCGTCGGGTTCCGGTTTGCCGACCTCCTCTTGGGGACGGCGGTCTTCTCGGCCGTGATCGGGATCATCCTCGCGCCGCTCGTCGGGAACTTCATCAACGGCGTGTTCATCCTCGCGGACCAGCCGTTCGAAATCGGCGACATGATCGAGTTAGAGAACGGCACCACCGGGTTCGTCGAGGACATCACGATTCGATACACGAAGATATTCACGCTCGACAACACGTTCCTCGTCGTGCCGAACGGAACGATGCGCGAGCGCGACGTGACGAACTACTCCGCCGAAGACGAGCGGACCCGGCGAACGATCGACGTGTTGGTCACGTACGAAAGCGACATCGACGAGGCCCGACGCCTCATCGAGCGCGCGGCTCGGGACTGTGACGCCGTGATCGACGGCGGTCCCGACATCCGGGTCGGCGTCGCGCGGTACGTGGCCAGCCCCGACTGCCGGCTTCACGAGTTCGGCGACGACGGCGTGCTCCTCCGTCTTCGCTACTGGGTCAAGAAGCCGTACAAGCTCGCGAAGGTGCAGTCGGACGTGAACACGCTGATCCGCGAGCGACTCGCGGACGCCGACGTGGAGATGGCGTACCCGCACCGACATCTGGTGTTCGACGACACGTCGGGCATCGCCCGCGTCGGCGGCCCGGAAGACGGTCGGCCGGAGGGTGAGCGGGCCGGCAGCAAACCCGACGTGACGGGGCGCGGCACCGACACGGCAGAGGACGGCGACCCCGCCGACTCGGCGCCCGCCACGTCGGCACCGAACGACGAGGAGTCGACTGCGGGAGCGAACGGGCCAACCTGA
- a CDS encoding aldo/keto reductase, producing MEYTTLGNTGATVSRLALGCMSFGSEHKWMLDEEEGRELIERAIGLGITFFDTANVYSNGESESILGDVLGEYDRDRFTVATKVYGEMDETNPNSGGLSRKAIEQELENSLDRLGMETIDLYQIHRWDDETPIEETLAALDDAVRRGKVRYLGASSMWAHQFAAALHASEREGYDRFVTMQNLYNLAYREEEREMVPLCEREGIGMLPWSPVGAGYLARPYEQDDATVRGEHETALGRPYREGGGEEINRRVEELADEKGVEMAQIALRWVAGKDVVDAPIVGTSSVDHLEDAVEALDIDLSDSDIEWLEAPYEPVRVSGHE from the coding sequence ATGGAGTACACGACGCTCGGGAACACCGGCGCGACCGTGAGCCGACTCGCCCTCGGGTGTATGAGTTTCGGAAGCGAGCACAAGTGGATGCTCGACGAGGAGGAGGGCCGCGAACTGATCGAGCGCGCGATCGGTCTGGGAATCACGTTCTTCGACACCGCGAACGTCTACTCGAACGGCGAGAGCGAGTCGATCCTCGGCGACGTGCTCGGCGAGTACGACCGCGACCGGTTCACCGTCGCCACGAAGGTGTACGGCGAGATGGACGAGACGAATCCTAACTCGGGCGGGCTCTCGCGGAAGGCCATCGAACAGGAACTGGAGAACAGCCTCGACCGACTCGGGATGGAGACGATCGATCTGTATCAGATCCACCGCTGGGACGACGAGACGCCCATCGAGGAGACGCTCGCCGCGCTCGACGACGCGGTGCGGCGCGGGAAAGTCCGCTATCTCGGCGCCTCGTCGATGTGGGCCCACCAGTTCGCGGCGGCGCTCCACGCCAGCGAGCGCGAGGGGTACGACCGGTTCGTCACCATGCAGAACCTCTACAACCTCGCGTACCGCGAGGAGGAGCGCGAGATGGTTCCGCTCTGCGAGCGCGAGGGGATCGGCATGCTCCCGTGGAGCCCCGTCGGCGCCGGCTACCTCGCGCGCCCCTACGAACAGGACGACGCGACGGTCCGCGGGGAACACGAGACGGCGCTCGGGCGGCCGTATCGCGAGGGCGGCGGCGAGGAGATCAACCGCCGAGTCGAGGAGCTCGCCGACGAGAAGGGCGTCGAGATGGCCCAGATCGCGCTCCGGTGGGTCGCCGGGAAGGACGTGGTCGACGCACCGATCGTCGGCACGTCGAGCGTCGACCACCTCGAAGACGCCGTCGAAGCGCTCGACATCGACCTGTCCGACTCGGATATCGAGTGGCTCGAAGCGCCGTACGAGCCGGTCCGCGTCTCGGGCCACGAGTAG
- the trmB gene encoding HTH-type sugar sensing transcriptional regulator TrmB, protein MTDDLRDTLDRVGDRFNLGEYEIDAYLAVLEHGELTASDIADRTDIPQPRVYDTVRSLSDRGLVELRESRPMKIVAVDPDDAFGDLRSSFAEMVDELEARYTAPTRETEAVSLVKSRSTILRYLEEVIAGAEYELALSLTPGLLRRFRDELAAKVQAGVSVELLVTPASRAPDPDNFDYLEVATIARARRGITTPILAVGDGEYSVYATQDALRDDRERYGVIFNRSALGFLVSGFFGTVLWTTAETLAADGAARPFPRRYASIRRAVKDVREFGDEDLYATVEGRDIETGDSVTVRGRVVDLAFEDTEEVASLTVETEAGRVDIGGRVAALEDVEGQEIVLGRDEPPAL, encoded by the coding sequence ATGACAGACGATCTCCGCGACACGCTCGACCGCGTCGGGGACCGATTTAATCTCGGAGAATATGAGATCGACGCGTACCTCGCCGTCCTCGAACACGGCGAACTGACGGCGAGCGACATCGCCGACCGGACCGACATCCCGCAGCCGCGCGTGTACGACACCGTCCGCAGCCTCTCTGACCGCGGGCTCGTCGAACTCCGGGAGTCGCGGCCGATGAAGATCGTCGCCGTCGACCCCGACGACGCGTTCGGCGACCTGCGCTCGTCGTTCGCGGAGATGGTCGACGAACTGGAGGCGCGCTACACCGCGCCGACCCGCGAGACCGAAGCGGTCTCGCTCGTGAAGTCGCGCTCGACGATCCTCCGGTACCTCGAAGAGGTGATCGCGGGCGCCGAGTACGAGCTTGCCCTCTCGCTGACGCCGGGGCTCCTCCGCCGCTTCCGCGACGAACTCGCGGCGAAGGTCCAAGCCGGCGTCAGCGTCGAACTCCTCGTCACGCCGGCCTCGCGAGCGCCGGACCCCGACAACTTCGACTACCTGGAAGTCGCGACCATCGCCCGCGCGCGCCGCGGCATCACCACGCCCATCCTCGCCGTCGGCGACGGGGAGTACTCCGTATACGCCACCCAAGACGCGCTCAGAGACGACCGCGAGCGCTACGGCGTCATCTTCAACCGCTCCGCGCTCGGCTTCCTCGTCTCCGGGTTCTTCGGGACCGTCCTGTGGACGACCGCCGAGACGCTCGCCGCGGACGGCGCCGCCCGCCCGTTCCCGCGTCGCTACGCCTCGATCCGCCGTGCGGTGAAAGACGTCCGCGAGTTCGGCGACGAGGACCTCTACGCGACCGTCGAGGGGCGCGACATCGAGACGGGCGACTCGGTGACGGTCCGCGGCCGCGTCGTCGACCTGGCCTTCGAAGACACCGAGGAAGTCGCGTCGCTGACCGTCGAGACCGAGGCCGGCCGCGTCGACATCGGCGGGCGCGTCGCCGCGCTCGAAGACGTCGAGGGTCAAGAGATCGTGCTCGGGCGCGACGAGCCTCCCGCGCTGTAG